In one Aromatoleum aromaticum EbN1 genomic region, the following are encoded:
- the aceA gene encoding isocitrate lyase, protein MTLTREQQIAAIEKDWAENPRWKGIKRNYTAADVVRLRGSIQPESTLARVGAEKLWNLVNNEPYVNCLGALTGGQAMQQVKAGIKAIYLSGWQVAADNNSYAAMYPDQSLYPVNSVPTVVERINNAFQRADQIQWSKNINKGDKGYVDYFAPIVADAEAGFGGVLNAFELMKAMIRAGAAGVHWEDQLASVKKCGHMGGKVLVPTAEAVQKLLAARLAADVMGVPTLVIARTDAEAADLLTSDYDANDKPFLTGERTAEGFYKTSKGLDQAISRAIAYAEYADLVWCETGTPNLEFARKFAEAVHAKHPGKMLAYNCSPSFNWKKNLDDATIAKFQRELGAMGYKYQFITLAGIHSMWYNMFDLAQDYAKRGMSAYVEKVQEPEFAARDRGYTFVSHQQEVGTGYFDEVTTVIQGGTSSVTALTGSTEEEQFH, encoded by the coding sequence ATGACCCTGACCCGCGAACAGCAAATCGCCGCCATCGAGAAAGACTGGGCTGAAAACCCCCGCTGGAAAGGCATCAAGCGCAACTACACTGCCGCCGATGTCGTCCGCCTGCGCGGTTCCATCCAGCCCGAAAGCACCCTGGCGCGCGTCGGTGCGGAAAAGCTGTGGAACCTTGTGAACAACGAACCGTACGTCAATTGCCTCGGCGCGCTGACCGGCGGTCAGGCGATGCAGCAGGTCAAGGCCGGCATCAAGGCGATCTACCTGTCGGGCTGGCAGGTTGCAGCTGACAACAACTCGTACGCCGCGATGTACCCGGACCAGTCGCTGTATCCCGTCAATTCGGTGCCGACGGTGGTCGAGCGCATCAACAACGCGTTCCAGCGTGCGGACCAGATCCAGTGGTCGAAGAACATCAACAAGGGCGACAAGGGCTACGTCGACTACTTCGCGCCGATCGTTGCCGACGCCGAAGCCGGTTTCGGCGGCGTGCTGAACGCTTTCGAACTGATGAAGGCGATGATCCGTGCCGGCGCCGCGGGCGTGCACTGGGAAGACCAGCTCGCCTCGGTGAAGAAGTGCGGCCACATGGGCGGCAAGGTGCTGGTGCCGACCGCCGAAGCCGTGCAGAAGCTGCTTGCCGCGCGCCTCGCCGCCGACGTCATGGGCGTGCCGACGCTGGTCATCGCCCGTACCGACGCGGAAGCCGCCGACCTGCTGACGAGCGACTACGACGCGAACGACAAGCCTTTCCTGACTGGCGAGCGCACGGCTGAAGGCTTCTACAAGACCTCCAAGGGGCTCGACCAGGCCATCTCCCGCGCAATCGCCTACGCTGAATATGCTGACCTCGTGTGGTGCGAAACCGGCACGCCGAACCTCGAGTTCGCGCGCAAGTTCGCCGAAGCCGTGCATGCCAAGCACCCGGGCAAGATGCTGGCCTATAACTGCTCGCCGTCGTTCAACTGGAAGAAGAACCTCGACGATGCAACCATCGCCAAGTTCCAGCGCGAACTCGGCGCGATGGGCTACAAGTACCAGTTCATCACGTTGGCCGGCATCCATTCGATGTGGTACAACATGTTCGACCTCGCCCAGGACTACGCGAAGCGCGGCATGTCGGCTTACGTCGAGAAAGTCCAGGAACCCGAGTTCGCCGCACGCGACCGTGGCTACACCTTCGTGTCGCACCAGCAGGAAGTCGGCACGGGTTACTTCGACGAAGTGACGACGGTGATCCAGGGCGGCACCTCGAGCGTTACCGCGCTGACCGGCTCGACCGAAGAAGAACAGTTCCACTGA
- a CDS encoding DMT family transporter → MLVTKIGAISLTAVAMLAFAANSVLCRLALQQDAIDAASFTVIRLLSGALALALLLGARGVPPARAGNWPSAFALFAYAAAFSFAYVSLPTGVGALLLFAAVQATMILTGLVRGERLTRLQLAGLLLAFGGFIHLLSPGLSAPPLGGALLMIGAGVAWGVYSLRGRGTGNPLAATAGNFLRTVPMAIGLAMLGVAGVNIQSSGVLYAVLSGALASGGGYVVWYAALRGLSATGAATVQLSVPVIAALGGVLLLGELVTLRLVLASVAILGGVAIVLRGR, encoded by the coding sequence ATGCTCGTGACGAAAATCGGTGCGATATCGCTGACGGCGGTCGCGATGCTCGCGTTCGCTGCGAACTCGGTGCTGTGCCGGCTCGCGCTGCAACAGGACGCGATCGACGCGGCGAGCTTCACCGTGATCCGCCTGCTGTCGGGTGCGCTGGCATTGGCGCTGCTGCTCGGCGCGCGCGGCGTCCCGCCCGCGCGGGCGGGGAACTGGCCCTCCGCGTTCGCGCTGTTCGCATATGCCGCGGCATTTTCGTTCGCGTACGTGTCGTTGCCGACCGGTGTCGGCGCGCTGCTGCTGTTCGCGGCGGTGCAGGCGACGATGATCCTCACCGGGCTCGTGCGTGGCGAGCGGCTCACGCGGTTGCAACTGGCGGGGTTGCTGCTCGCGTTCGGCGGGTTCATCCATCTGCTGTCGCCGGGCCTGTCCGCTCCGCCGCTCGGCGGCGCGCTGCTGATGATCGGTGCCGGTGTCGCGTGGGGCGTCTATTCGCTGCGCGGGCGCGGCACCGGAAACCCGCTCGCGGCGACCGCCGGAAACTTCCTGCGCACCGTGCCGATGGCGATCGGGCTCGCAATGCTCGGTGTCGCCGGCGTGAACATCCAGTCGTCCGGCGTGCTGTACGCGGTGCTGTCCGGTGCGTTGGCGTCCGGTGGCGGCTATGTCGTTTGGTACGCCGCGCTGCGCGGCCTCAGCGCAACGGGCGCGGCGACTGTGCAGCTCAGCGTGCCGGTGATCGCCGCGCTCGGCGGTGTGCTGTTGCTCGGCGAACTCGTGACATTGCGGCTCGTACTGGCGTCGGTGGCGATTCTCGGAGGCGTTGCGATCGTGCTGCGCGGGCGTTAA
- the rraA gene encoding ribonuclease E activity regulator RraA produces the protein MEFQTADLCDANESRVKIVSPMFRSYGGRGAFCGRITTLKVFEDNSLVRTALEGPGQGKVLVVDGGGSMRCALVGDQLALLGVKNQWAGVIVYGCIRDSKAIGTMELGVFALGSHPLKSIKKGAGDVDIAVTFGGVTFTPGHFIYADEDGVVVSESSLL, from the coding sequence ATGGAATTCCAGACCGCCGATCTGTGTGATGCCAACGAAAGCCGCGTCAAAATCGTCAGCCCGATGTTCCGGAGCTACGGCGGGCGCGGTGCCTTTTGCGGCCGGATCACGACGCTCAAAGTATTCGAGGACAACTCGCTGGTGCGCACTGCGCTCGAAGGGCCGGGGCAAGGCAAAGTGCTCGTCGTCGACGGCGGCGGCTCGATGCGGTGCGCGCTCGTCGGCGACCAGCTCGCGCTGCTCGGCGTGAAGAATCAATGGGCCGGGGTCATCGTGTATGGCTGCATCCGTGACTCGAAGGCGATCGGCACGATGGAACTGGGAGTGTTCGCGCTCGGCTCCCATCCGCTGAAGAGCATCAAGAAAGGCGCTGGAGATGTGGACATCGCGGTGACGTTCGGCGGCGTAACTTTCACTCCCGGGCATTTCATTTACGCCGACGAGGATGGCGTCGTCGTTTCGGAATCGTCGCTGCTCTGA
- a CDS encoding sulfurtransferase gives MNASYSTLIAARELAEHLDDPDWCIVDCRHDLADPGFGRAAYERGHLRGAHFLHLDEDLSGRMTGTNGRHPLPEPADFAARLGRLGIGNDTQVIAYDDAGGMFAARLWWMMRWLGHRRVAVLDGGLVAWCAAAQALTTETPSVHPTTYSLSLQPTVVDIAFVLDHLYTGDIMLIDARSPDRFRGENETLDPVGGHIPGAKNRFFRDNLVGGGCFKQASVLREEFGTLLKGRDARRVVHQCGSGVTACHNLLAMESAGLSGSRLYAGSWSEWCADPRRPIATGPEE, from the coding sequence GTGAACGCTTCGTACAGCACGCTGATCGCCGCTCGCGAGCTCGCGGAGCACCTCGACGATCCCGACTGGTGCATCGTCGATTGCCGGCACGATCTCGCCGACCCCGGCTTCGGACGGGCGGCGTACGAGCGCGGCCACCTGCGGGGCGCGCATTTCCTGCATCTCGACGAGGACCTGTCGGGCCGCATGACCGGTACCAACGGACGCCACCCCCTCCCCGAGCCGGCCGACTTCGCCGCCCGGCTCGGGCGCCTCGGCATCGGCAACGACACCCAGGTGATCGCCTACGACGACGCCGGGGGCATGTTCGCCGCCCGGCTGTGGTGGATGATGCGCTGGCTCGGCCACCGCCGCGTCGCGGTGCTCGACGGCGGCCTCGTCGCGTGGTGCGCGGCAGCGCAGGCACTGACGACCGAAACTCCGTCCGTCCACCCCACGACCTACTCGCTTTCGCTGCAACCCACCGTCGTCGATATCGCGTTCGTGCTCGACCACCTCTACACCGGCGACATCATGCTCATCGACGCCCGCAGCCCGGACCGCTTTCGCGGCGAGAACGAAACGCTGGATCCGGTCGGCGGCCACATTCCGGGAGCGAAAAACCGGTTTTTCCGCGACAACCTCGTCGGGGGTGGCTGTTTCAAGCAAGCTTCGGTGCTGCGCGAGGAGTTCGGCACACTGCTGAAGGGGCGCGACGCGCGCCGCGTCGTCCACCAGTGCGGATCGGGCGTCACCGCCTGCCACAATCTGCTGGCGATGGAGTCGGCCGGCCTGTCCGGGTCGCGGCTCTACGCCGGGTCGTGGAGCGAGTGGTGCGCCGACCCACGCCGACCGATCGCGACCGGCCCGGAGGAATAG
- a CDS encoding SDR family NAD(P)-dependent oxidoreductase, producing the protein MEQQRKLAVIVGAGPGLGCALGRRFSKAEMNVAMAARDVARLESLTMECAAIGHGAKAYSCDAGNEKSVEEFFSQVRAEFGEPDVVIYNAGAFVPRGLLETTAEEFERCWRVGCMGGFLVGRAAARSMLERIGRGGRGGTIVFTGATASLRGSAGFHNLAVGKFGLRALAQSMARELQPKGIHVAHVILDGRIRPSSSIEHSAEASDDMLDPSAIAEAYFQLHCQLRSAWTQEMDLRPWVEKF; encoded by the coding sequence ATGGAGCAGCAGCGGAAGCTTGCGGTGATCGTGGGGGCCGGGCCGGGGCTGGGCTGCGCGCTCGGGCGGCGTTTCAGCAAGGCGGAGATGAACGTCGCGATGGCGGCCCGCGACGTCGCGCGGCTGGAGTCGCTGACGATGGAGTGCGCGGCGATCGGGCATGGCGCGAAAGCGTATTCGTGCGATGCCGGCAACGAGAAATCCGTCGAGGAGTTCTTCAGCCAGGTGCGCGCGGAGTTCGGCGAGCCGGATGTCGTGATCTACAACGCCGGCGCCTTCGTGCCCCGCGGGCTTCTCGAAACTACCGCGGAAGAGTTCGAGCGCTGCTGGCGCGTCGGCTGCATGGGCGGTTTTCTCGTCGGCCGCGCCGCGGCCAGATCGATGCTGGAACGGATCGGGCGCGGCGGGCGAGGCGGCACGATCGTCTTCACCGGCGCGACAGCGAGCCTGCGAGGCAGCGCAGGTTTCCACAACCTTGCGGTCGGGAAGTTCGGCCTGCGGGCGCTCGCCCAGAGCATGGCGCGCGAGCTGCAGCCTAAAGGCATCCACGTCGCGCATGTGATCCTCGACGGGCGCATTCGCCCATCATCCAGCATCGAGCACAGCGCAGAGGCAAGCGACGACATGCTCGACCCGTCGGCGATCGCTGAAGCCTATTTCCAGCTGCATTGCCAGCTGCGCAGCGCGTGGACGCAGGAGATGGACCTGCGCCCGTGGGTCGAGAAATTCTGA
- a CDS encoding glycerol-3-phosphate dehydrogenase/oxidase, which produces MSAGGEEGSVQETSLHAHARSAAAERRLARTVLLDRLRKSQRWDVVVIGGGATGLGCAVDAAARGYSTLLVEACDFAKGTSSRATKLIHGGVRYLARGELGLVREALAERSRLLANAPHLVHPLRFVVPAYHWHDRARFGLGLGFYDLLAGIHGIERSRMLDAAATAAALPGLNPSGLRGGIAYWDAQFDDARLAIALMRTVFDLGGLALNYLPVDGLILEAGRVQGVIARDAESGEVFRIAARVVINATGVWADAVRRLERPAASALVRPSQGVHVVVDRSFLPGDTALLVPETPDGRVLFVIPWQGKVLIGTTDTPRSDVPLEPEALPGEVDFILATAARYLAPAPTRADVRSIFVGLRPLVGEDDRTATHRLSREHCIEVSPGGLVTITGGKWTTYRRMAEETVDQACALGMLPRRPAATAALRLHGATTGFSGDCYGCDRAVVDLLPGAARRIQDGLTLTEAEVRHAARFELARGVEDVLARRHRALVLDAARAAAAAPAVAALLAQELGHDAQWCVDEVARFRALAIRYGAPAGECS; this is translated from the coding sequence ATGAGTGCGGGCGGCGAGGAGGGGAGCGTCCAGGAAACCAGTCTTCATGCGCACGCCCGATCCGCTGCGGCGGAGCGCCGACTTGCCCGCACGGTGCTGCTCGATCGCCTGCGCAAGTCGCAGCGCTGGGACGTGGTCGTCATTGGCGGGGGTGCGACCGGGCTCGGATGCGCGGTCGATGCCGCCGCACGCGGCTATTCGACGCTGCTCGTCGAAGCATGCGACTTCGCGAAAGGAACCAGTTCGCGGGCGACGAAGCTGATTCACGGCGGCGTGCGTTATCTCGCACGGGGCGAGCTGGGGCTGGTGCGCGAAGCGCTCGCCGAGCGTTCGCGGCTGCTCGCGAACGCGCCTCACCTCGTTCATCCGCTGCGTTTCGTCGTGCCGGCCTATCACTGGCACGACCGGGCGCGATTCGGGCTGGGGCTCGGGTTTTACGATCTGCTTGCCGGCATCCACGGCATCGAGCGCAGCCGCATGCTCGACGCGGCCGCGACGGCCGCAGCGCTGCCGGGCTTGAATCCCTCCGGGCTGAGGGGCGGGATCGCCTACTGGGACGCCCAGTTCGACGACGCGCGGCTGGCAATCGCGCTGATGCGCACGGTCTTCGACCTGGGCGGCCTGGCACTCAACTACCTGCCGGTCGACGGTCTGATCCTCGAAGCCGGCCGCGTGCAAGGGGTCATCGCGCGTGATGCGGAAAGCGGCGAGGTTTTCCGCATCGCTGCCCGCGTCGTCATCAACGCGACCGGTGTATGGGCCGACGCGGTGCGGCGTCTGGAACGTCCCGCGGCCAGCGCGCTGGTGCGTCCGAGCCAGGGCGTGCACGTCGTCGTCGACCGGAGTTTCCTCCCGGGCGATACCGCGCTGCTGGTGCCGGAGACGCCGGATGGACGCGTGCTGTTCGTCATTCCGTGGCAAGGCAAGGTCCTGATTGGGACGACCGATACGCCTCGCTCCGACGTTCCGCTGGAGCCCGAAGCGCTGCCCGGTGAAGTGGATTTCATCCTCGCGACCGCGGCCCGCTATCTCGCGCCGGCCCCGACACGGGCCGATGTGCGCAGCATCTTCGTCGGCCTGCGGCCGCTGGTCGGTGAGGACGACAGGACGGCGACGCACCGGCTGTCGCGCGAACATTGCATCGAAGTGTCGCCCGGCGGGTTGGTGACGATCACCGGCGGAAAATGGACGACGTACCGGCGAATGGCAGAGGAAACCGTCGACCAGGCCTGCGCCCTCGGCATGCTGCCGCGACGCCCGGCAGCGACCGCCGCGCTGCGCCTGCACGGCGCGACCACCGGTTTTTCCGGCGACTGCTATGGCTGCGACCGCGCCGTCGTCGACCTGCTGCCGGGTGCCGCCCGGCGCATACAGGACGGCCTGACGCTGACCGAGGCCGAAGTACGCCATGCCGCACGGTTCGAGCTTGCACGTGGCGTCGAGGACGTGCTGGCGCGCCGGCACCGCGCGCTGGTTCTCGATGCCGCACGGGCTGCCGCGGCAGCACCGGCGGTCGCGGCGCTGCTCGCCCAGGAACTCGGACACGATGCGCAGTGGTGCGTGGACGAAGTCGCGCGCTTTCGCGCGCTGGCGATCCGCTATGGTGCGCCGGCCGGAGAATGCTCGTGA
- a CDS encoding response regulator, with protein sequence MTASHDHILIVDDDKEIRSLLADYLEKQGLRCTTAADGREMKAALERHRVDLIVLDIMMPGEDGLTLCRNLRAGAGAHANLPVLMLTARGEDMDRIVGLEMGADDYLPKPFVPRELYARIRAILRRARALPPNLEGSPADHAGQLHFAGWRLDTAGRHLIDQDGTIVPLSGAEHRMLMVFLTHPQRVLSRDQLMELTQGREADAFDRSIDLLVSRLRQRLRDNAREPAIIKTVRNEGYVLASTVTVAEPPADS encoded by the coding sequence ATGACTGCCTCCCACGACCACATCCTCATCGTCGACGATGACAAAGAGATCCGCAGCCTGCTCGCCGACTATCTCGAGAAACAGGGGCTGCGCTGCACCACTGCGGCCGACGGACGCGAGATGAAAGCGGCCCTCGAGCGTCATCGCGTCGACCTGATCGTGCTCGACATCATGATGCCGGGCGAGGACGGCCTGACGCTGTGCCGCAACCTGCGTGCCGGTGCGGGTGCCCATGCAAACCTGCCGGTGCTGATGCTCACCGCGCGCGGCGAAGACATGGATCGCATCGTCGGCCTGGAGATGGGCGCCGACGATTACCTGCCCAAGCCGTTCGTGCCGCGCGAGCTCTACGCCCGCATCCGCGCGATCCTGCGGCGGGCTCGCGCGCTACCGCCGAACCTCGAAGGCTCGCCCGCCGATCATGCGGGCCAGCTGCACTTTGCGGGGTGGCGGCTCGATACCGCGGGCCGGCACCTGATCGACCAGGACGGCACCATCGTCCCGCTGTCGGGCGCCGAGCATCGCATGCTGATGGTGTTCCTCACCCACCCGCAGCGCGTGCTCAGCCGGGATCAGCTGATGGAATTGACGCAGGGCCGCGAAGCTGATGCGTTCGACCGCTCGATCGACCTGCTTGTCAGCCGGCTGCGCCAGCGCCTGCGCGACAACGCACGCGAGCCCGCGATCATCAAGACGGTGCGCAACGAAGGTTACGTGCTCGCGAGCACCGTCACCGTCGCCGAGCCGCCCGCCGACTCATGA
- a CDS encoding STAS/SEC14 domain-containing protein: MITTDHQPNLVSVAVFGEFTLADYKEFEEIVNYKVQFEGPVNLLFDLREMAGFTLDVAWEEIKFSRRHARDFRRIAVLTEDQWLTWSAWISQLFVEAEVLVFADETEARSWLEAAAEPAQ, translated from the coding sequence ATGATCACGACAGACCACCAACCCAACCTCGTCTCCGTCGCCGTCTTCGGCGAATTCACCCTCGCCGACTACAAGGAGTTCGAAGAGATCGTCAATTACAAGGTGCAGTTCGAAGGCCCGGTCAACCTGCTCTTCGACCTGCGGGAGATGGCCGGCTTCACGCTGGATGTCGCGTGGGAAGAAATCAAGTTCTCGCGTCGCCACGCCCGTGATTTCCGCCGCATCGCAGTGCTGACCGAAGACCAGTGGCTGACGTGGAGCGCATGGATCTCGCAGCTCTTCGTCGAGGCCGAAGTGCTTGTCTTTGCCGACGAAACCGAAGCGCGCAGCTGGCTGGAGGCGGCCGCGGAGCCCGCGCAGTGA
- a CDS encoding sensor histidine kinase, with protein MRPPWPRTLFARLMLIWLVGIALVLAVSLALFVSERDRHGRDVLFEGVAREIAAIVDVLDSLPPEQREDWIRTLGRRRLRLTLDVPPPDAQPLSAGSPLRKALNQALPERAVAVFERSRAHDDGHPRRPQPLASVRLADGAPLTVRLPGVLFGTPPPLPPGSLVAALLALIAGVTLLSWLAVRIATRPLSRLAAAADALGADPNHPPIDTGGPVEVARAAHAFNRMQQRLQQHVGERTRILAAISHDLQTPITRLRLRAELVEDEAVRAKIQSDLDAMQALAKEGLDYARSLDVSAAAKAIDLNALVAALCEDAGDMGWQVTLAGRAGTPCHARLDALRRALWNLIENGVKFGGRVDVTVAETPEHFEIRVRDHGRGLPEAELEKVFEPFYRAEASRSRDTGGTGLGLAIARNLLRAQGGDVSLANRRDGGLEALVTLPHPGTPSSAAR; from the coding sequence ATGAGACCTCCCTGGCCACGCACGCTGTTCGCCCGCCTGATGCTGATCTGGCTGGTCGGCATCGCGCTGGTGCTGGCGGTGAGCCTTGCGCTGTTCGTCAGCGAACGCGATCGGCATGGACGCGACGTGCTGTTCGAAGGCGTCGCGAGGGAGATCGCCGCGATCGTCGACGTGCTCGACAGCCTCCCGCCCGAGCAGCGCGAGGACTGGATCAGGACGCTTGGCCGGCGCCGCCTGCGGCTCACGCTCGACGTGCCGCCGCCCGACGCGCAGCCGCTGTCAGCTGGTTCTCCACTGCGAAAAGCGCTGAATCAGGCCCTGCCCGAGCGCGCGGTGGCAGTTTTCGAGCGGTCCCGGGCACATGACGACGGCCACCCGCGCCGTCCGCAACCGCTCGCCAGCGTACGCCTCGCCGACGGCGCGCCGCTGACGGTCCGCTTGCCGGGGGTCCTGTTCGGCACTCCACCGCCACTGCCGCCCGGCAGCCTCGTTGCCGCGCTGCTGGCGCTGATCGCCGGCGTCACGCTGCTGTCGTGGCTCGCGGTGCGCATCGCGACGCGGCCGCTGTCGCGGCTCGCTGCCGCAGCCGATGCGCTCGGTGCAGATCCGAACCACCCGCCCATCGACACCGGCGGGCCGGTCGAAGTCGCCCGTGCGGCGCACGCATTCAATCGGATGCAGCAACGCCTGCAGCAGCATGTCGGCGAGCGCACACGGATCCTGGCTGCAATCTCGCATGACCTGCAGACGCCGATCACGCGGCTGCGGTTGCGCGCCGAGCTCGTCGAGGACGAAGCAGTACGGGCGAAAATCCAGTCCGATCTCGACGCCATGCAGGCGCTCGCGAAGGAAGGCCTCGACTACGCGCGCAGCCTGGATGTGAGCGCTGCCGCCAAGGCGATCGACCTCAACGCGCTGGTCGCTGCGCTGTGCGAAGACGCGGGCGACATGGGCTGGCAGGTGACGCTTGCAGGGCGGGCCGGGACGCCATGCCATGCGCGCCTGGACGCGTTGCGCCGCGCGCTGTGGAACCTGATCGAAAACGGCGTGAAGTTCGGTGGCCGCGTCGACGTCACGGTCGCCGAAACGCCGGAACATTTCGAGATCCGCGTGCGCGACCACGGCCGGGGCTTGCCGGAAGCAGAACTCGAAAAAGTGTTCGAGCCTTTCTATCGTGCCGAAGCGTCGCGCAGCCGGGACACCGGCGGCACCGGCCTCGGCCTGGCCATTGCGCGCAATCTGTTGCGCGCACAAGGGGGTGACGTTTCGCTGGCGAACCGGCGCGACGGCGGGCTCGAAGCGCTCGTCACGCTGCCGCACCCGGGCACGCCCAGCAGTGCGGCACGCTGA
- a CDS encoding Spy/CpxP family protein refolding chaperone: MKKTWIKTAVAVAVAATVGFAAPVAIAGGGGGWHGMHGGMHGMKHRMDSAAMSARADQRLARLQEALALRPEQRPAWETFSAAMRSRGQKAAEQMQSMRAGERPMTALERMERMETFAESRLASMREMHAAAAKLYEVLDAAQKKTFDEQFRVGGSRRGDWQQRPGRMERSPAPTPAP, encoded by the coding sequence ATGAAAAAAACCTGGATCAAGACCGCAGTTGCCGTCGCTGTCGCAGCGACCGTGGGTTTCGCCGCCCCCGTCGCCATTGCCGGAGGCGGCGGGGGCTGGCATGGAATGCACGGAGGCATGCACGGCATGAAGCATCGCATGGATTCCGCAGCGATGAGTGCACGCGCGGACCAGCGTCTGGCCAGACTGCAGGAAGCCCTCGCGCTTCGGCCGGAGCAGCGCCCGGCGTGGGAGACATTCAGCGCCGCGATGCGCAGCAGGGGGCAGAAGGCCGCCGAGCAGATGCAGTCGATGCGAGCCGGGGAGCGGCCGATGACCGCGCTCGAACGGATGGAGCGCATGGAGACGTTCGCCGAAAGCCGGCTCGCATCGATGCGCGAAATGCACGCGGCCGCCGCGAAGCTTTATGAGGTGCTCGATGCCGCGCAGAAGAAGACCTTCGACGAGCAGTTTCGCGTCGGTGGCTCTCGCCGGGGCGATTGGCAACAACGGCCGGGGCGCATGGAGCGTTCCCCGGCGCCGACTCCCGCACCGTGA
- the glpK gene encoding glycerol kinase GlpK has protein sequence MSYLLALDQGTTSSRALVLDRDGQVKGAAQQTFAQHYPQPGWVEHDPAEILATQFDCARTALERAGVAASALAAVGITNQRETTLLWERSTGRALAPAIVWQDRRTAAACDRLREAGHADTIRASTGLEVDAYFSATKLAWLLDHVPGARARARAGELAFGTVDSWLVWHLSGGALHVTDAGNASRTMLFNIHRCEWDETLLALLDIPPALLPRVVDSSGVCGTTCAEVLGAAVPIAGIGGDQQAATFGQACFAPGMAKNTYGTGCFLLMNTGAAPVTSTNRLLTTIGWRSRGETCYALEGSIFIGGALVQWLRDGLGLIRRAEDVEALAASVPDSEGVVLVPAFTGLGAPYWDAYARGTLFGLTRGTGAAHIARAALEAIALQTVDLVAAMDRDGAGPLAELRVDGGAAANDLLMQIQADLLGVPVVRPKMLETTALGAAYLAGLGVGMWSGIEELASHWRAERRFEPVMAEDRREAAIARWRRAVERARGWVAA, from the coding sequence ATGAGTTATCTGCTGGCCCTGGATCAGGGGACGACGAGTTCGCGGGCGCTCGTGCTGGACCGCGACGGGCAGGTGAAGGGAGCTGCCCAGCAGACGTTCGCGCAGCACTACCCGCAGCCCGGCTGGGTCGAGCACGATCCGGCGGAGATTCTCGCGACCCAGTTCGATTGCGCGCGCACCGCCCTTGAGCGGGCCGGCGTCGCCGCTTCCGCGCTGGCTGCAGTCGGCATCACGAATCAGCGCGAAACCACGCTGTTGTGGGAACGTTCGACCGGCCGGGCGCTTGCGCCAGCGATCGTCTGGCAGGATCGGCGCACCGCGGCGGCATGCGACCGGCTGCGCGAGGCTGGTCACGCCGACACGATCCGTGCGAGCACCGGCCTCGAGGTCGACGCCTATTTCTCGGCGACGAAGCTCGCCTGGCTGCTCGACCATGTCCCCGGCGCGCGTGCCCGGGCGCGGGCGGGCGAACTGGCGTTCGGCACCGTCGACAGCTGGCTGGTCTGGCATCTCAGCGGCGGGGCGCTGCACGTGACCGACGCCGGTAATGCGTCGCGAACGATGCTGTTCAACATTCACCGCTGCGAGTGGGACGAAACGCTGCTCGCGCTGCTCGACATTCCGCCCGCGCTGTTGCCGCGCGTCGTCGACAGCAGCGGAGTGTGCGGCACCACCTGCGCCGAGGTGCTCGGCGCGGCGGTACCGATCGCCGGCATCGGCGGAGACCAGCAGGCAGCGACGTTCGGCCAGGCATGCTTTGCTCCCGGAATGGCGAAAAACACTTACGGCACCGGTTGCTTCCTGCTGATGAACACCGGCGCGGCGCCGGTGACCTCGACGAACCGCCTGCTGACGACGATCGGGTGGCGCTCGCGGGGCGAGACCTGCTACGCGCTCGAAGGCAGCATTTTCATCGGTGGCGCGCTGGTGCAGTGGCTGCGCGACGGGCTGGGGCTGATCAGGCGTGCCGAGGACGTCGAGGCGCTCGCTGCGAGCGTCCCGGACAGCGAGGGCGTCGTGCTGGTGCCGGCGTTTACCGGGCTCGGCGCACCGTACTGGGACGCGTACGCGCGCGGCACGTTGTTCGGGCTGACCCGCGGCACGGGTGCTGCGCACATCGCCCGTGCGGCCCTCGAGGCGATCGCGCTGCAGACGGTGGATCTCGTCGCCGCGATGGACCGTGACGGCGCCGGGCCGCTGGCCGAACTGCGAGTCGATGGCGGGGCGGCGGCAAACGACCTGCTGATGCAGATCCAGGCGGATCTGCTCGGGGTTCCGGTGGTCCGTCCGAAGATGCTCGAGACCACTGCGCTCGGAGCGGCGTATCTCGCGGGGCTCGGAGTGGGGATGTGGTCCGGCATCGAGGAGCTTGCGTCGCACTGGCGCGCCGAACGCCGCTTCGAGCCGGTGATGGCTGAGGATCGGCGCGAGGCGGCAATCGCGCGCTGGCGGCGGGCGGTCGAACGGGCCCGGGGCTGGGTCGCGGCATGA